From Juglans regia cultivar Chandler chromosome 9, Walnut 2.0, whole genome shotgun sequence:
cacttcatttttatttttggaggtCTTACATAGAGTGGGGGCCTTAGGCAATGGCCTAAATGGCCTTAGGCACTGGCCTAAATGGCCTTAGGCACTGGCCTAAATGGCCTTACCATTGAGCCGGCCCTGCTCAGCGCAGCAGAGGGTGCACCATTGCACCTGTGCTGCTTGTCGCACCGTGTCGATGGGCTATGGTCCTCCATGGCTGAAACTGCCTTGAGACAGCATTTTACTACCACAGCGCCATGAGTGGCGCTTCTCATCGCCCAACAACCAGTGCAGCATTGTGTTGGACTGGTGCTCATAGGTCAGCGGGGCGTGGGTGTGCATAGCACCATGAGGCCCACCCAAGATGGCAATTCTAGTCGCAGCTAGGTGCTCATCGCACCTCCAGGTTAAGCAGATCTAACTGCCCACTTGCACAGAGGTGCAATTGCTCAACAATGGTGCGATGGAAATCCATCACTTGTGGCAGTTGCACCACCGAAGTAGTGAATACGACGCATCACCCATTCGATGCGCGCCGCTACCTTCTGCAGTGCTTGCAGCACCTAGATCACATGCCTTAGCGTCTATATCTGAACTCCACGTGCATGGGTCATTGTTGATTCTAGTGGGTAGTTGCAGCCATTCCACAGCGGCGCTAACACCGTAATGGCCAACCTCGGCAGCCATCTCGTATAATGTACATCGTGCATGAAATGTTTTTCTCTTAAATGAATACAACatgcaagtaaaaaaaatagatcggGAACAACCGAttgggctctgataccaatatTAGAAAAACTACATCAAAGTATACAATAGAAGCGATATTACCTCGTTAGTAAATCGTAGATTTAGTGCGGTTGTTCCATAGATTCTCTGTCGTCGTCGTTGTTCATCTGTAATCTTCTTGACGATGGTAAAATGTACTACATGGTAATACCAGAGCAACACCAACATATTCCACAACCTAAATGCTCGGACTAGAGATAACCATTTTTGAGAGAGATTTTTTGTTTGTGATGCAAATGTCTCATCCAAAGGGGGGAGGGCTATTTACATAGCCCCTCTAAGCGTAACCCCAGGCTGGCCCTTAATAGCCAGCCATCAAATCTCATGAAATAGTTTAAGAACCACTTCATAACCTctgagagaaaatgaaggggtgcccactatgggtgcccctttcttacatcATAGCTATGCTCCAAAGGCGAGACCGTTCCTATAGCACCTCCAAAGTATCCAGTTGGTCTAAAGCTCATCTCATGGCCCAAAATCAGGCTTTACTACCACAaataatttcaacttatttcttGACTCAAACTTAtttcacgtgtaaagaagtgttgaattgaaaaaggttgtgggtcccacgtttaaagaggttttgagttgagatgagtttagtaatttgagagttaagtgtttgaatgttagatttagcttaaaattagattgaactgagttgaactcagatgagtttaacaaccaaacggggccttaaactcatcttaagtggatcccacaaaactcactataccatctcaactcattactattcataaagaactaaaCTCAGCTCAAattaactcaacatccaaatgcagccttaTTATATcatagattaaataaaaaaaatttaaaatttaaaagagtgATTTGCAAAcataaactaattttataattaactctTTTTGTAACTCCATGGgcaataattatgaatattttttctaaaacaatatGCTATCGTTcttataaatactatatataacatgagCCCTTCTGctcatcatttatattttatacattacacactatatttgattttttatttatttgattttattctttctaaactaaaTAAATTCTTTTACCCATCAATATCCATACATGACCACACAtttggcaagaaaaaaaaaaaaatcatgtgtggtgtatggTGTATGGATGACGTGTTGAATTTTTCATCCCTTCTCCGGTCTCCACCCCACAAGGCTGCATTCGCTTCTGTTCAAGTCCCCATATGGCGTGTTGGCCCGAAGATCATGTGGGCAAAACagcaaaatcatcattttatgaCAACATCTAAATTAGTTACAGACCTTGCTATCAAGTTGATAATTCAAAGCCTGATTTTGTTTGGTgtcttttaataaatttaattctatgcttcttttttttttctttttcttatgaaTGGAGATCTCAAAATTTTGGATTCTAAACATTTGGTACTCATGCAAGCACGGTTCTTGCGTGTTGAAAGATACAGGTATGGATTTTGAATTCCATTTTCTATAATTAGGTATAGTGTTTCTCATCAAACTTGTGATTATTAGAAACTAAAACAGATGTCATTTACTTTGCACTCTGAACTAACTAATATAAACAAATCAGTACTTTATTTGAACTTACTTAGTTTAATCTTTTGGTTTAACCAAATAATTCACCCGATTCGGACATGACTAAGATGCTCCTCTTGTAGACCAAGCATTTGTGTATGGAGGTGTTGAAAAGTGAGTGATCTTTATTTTCATCATGCAAATTTAGTTAACATGGGAGCAAGCCCCATGATTTTCTTGCCTTCACACTTGTTATACCTTTAAACCCCTCTCCTCCATCGTGTCTTTCCTCTTCAAGAGCATTTTGCAAAATAAGTTATTTGAAGTTGCATCACTGTCATCTAGCTTTCACAACATcaacttccttttctttttttttttctttttttttttcccacttccTTTTCAGTGTGTTTTGAGCAGATAAGATGGTAAGACCTCCTTGCTGTGACAAGCTGAACCTTAAAAGGGGTCTCTGGACTGCACAGGAAGATGCAAAGATACTTGCATATGTCTCAAAGCATGGCACAGGAAACTGGACAGCTGTTCCTAAAAAAGCAGGTTAGCTTAATGTGATATATATGGGCTGGATTACTTGAACATGGTTGTAATTGGATTGTGCTATGATCAGAGTGCTGTATGTAATggttttaacattttcacaGGTCTTAAAAGATGTGGGAAGAGCTGCAGGCTAAGGTGGACTAACTACCTGAGGCCTGATCTTAAGCATGACAGCTTCACTCCCCAAGAAGAGGAGATGATTGTTAGGCTTCATGCAGCCATAGGCAGCAGGTGATCTAGTCTCAAACTTCTAcccaagctctctctctctctctctctctaatctatctaggaatttttttttttcttttcctgttgttcttccaacattttctttctcctttaattttttttgctgAAGTTTTTCAGATCTAATCGCTTTGAAAGAAATAGTCTGTCTTGACTCTTGAAGCAGACTATCATATGCATTCACTTGCAGTTCCTAAGGCATTCATATCTGTTTTCCGGCACTTACCATGAAAAGGCTTACTTCTTGTAAAGAGTTTCATATTGATGCAGTGAGACCAAGCCACTTTTCAATACTTCCATATTATGTTTTATCCATCAGAATCTATAATCATGTCTTTATTAATCGTCATATTTTAAAGCTACTTTCCCACACTTATCTTTATGCTATGATTTGTTTTGGCTTGAAATTCGTTtgttttctcaaaacttctcaactcatctcatttaatcgttataaattttctaaatttctacacaaaataaaataaacaattcaacttttattttaacaatatgttattcaatttttaacttttatctcaactaatctcatatgatctacgaaaacaaacgagacatcAGACCTAAATATTTCTCCATATCTTAAGCActagaaaaaaaatccatacgGCGGCACACTCTTCTTGTTGAGGGGTGGATGCCCTAAAACTATTTTGCATTTCTTATGTATGGAGTAGGAGAAAGTGGTGTCATTACTCAGAAGTCATACCAAACACAACTACCAACCATTTTAGTTGTCTGGCTTTTGTTACTAGCTAGTTAAGGGATATTGTCTTCTCTCTCATGGTTTATATGTCCAGGTGGTCCATAATAGCACAACAACTTCCTGGGAGAACAGACAATGATGTTAAGAACCACTGGAATAGCAAGCCGAGTAAGAAGCTTTCTGAAATGGGAATCGACCCTGTCACTCATAAGCCTCTCTCTCAAATACTTACTGATTATGGAAACATTGGAGGCATTCCAAAACAttgaagttaaataaaatattattaaattattatttttattttaaaattttaaaaaattgaaatatttattttattttatgtaaaaatttaaaaaaattataataatgagatgagatgagttgagaggaattatgaaaataaacgaaatattaattattaggcATAAGTGTACGATGTGGCATTACAAGAAATGAgactttttgcgacgattttatgtttattggaaataaaatcgttgcaaaaagGCTTTAATTGCGGTGATTTCTACATCgccacaatattttttcatgaagtttataaaatgatCTTTTCCAacgatttttaattttttgcgaTATAAAAGTTCGCTGCAAATACTAAATTGAtcttttgcaacgatttttactttttgcaacAGGTTAGAATTCATCTTCAGGTACGCTTACATACAGAAAATTCATCTTTAAGGATAAAAAATAGACTTGGGCATGAAGATTCAAGGTGTTTCACCACCTCCAAGCCCTCACATTCCTCGTGTTGCAGGAGCGTCGAGCCTGGTGACCAGTATGTAAAACACGTTGTTAACACATATATTTGGCTACGTACCCACATTAATAACAAGAGTGCAATTTGAAATTCCGAACGTcctaatttaatattttgtatttatggtTAGGAgacttatttttctattatttgaagtacaattacaaaaaaaaaaaaaaaaatccttatccAGAATCTGTGCATCTTCCAAATTAATTAGCACTTTGTCCTAAACACCCATTGGTAATGAAAAAGACATAATTTGGAAATTATTGTAGATAAAGTGTGGAAAAGCTCAATGTCAacttcatatttaataaaaaagaaaaaagtagaagaGAGTGGGACGGAGAGGTAGAGCTGTAAGCCGGTATGTCATcttcacattaataattcatttaattttaatttaataatttaaataatttttttattaatttatttaaaaaatataaaaataaaaaa
This genomic window contains:
- the LOC108990148 gene encoding transcription factor MYB35-like, with protein sequence MVRPPCCDKLNLKRGLWTAQEDAKILAYVSKHGTGNWTAVPKKAGLKRCGKSCRLRWTNYLRPDLKHDSFTPQEEEMIVRLHAAIGSRWSIIAQQLPGRTDNDVKNHWNSKPSKKLSEMGIDPVTHKPLSQILTDYGNIGGIPKH